From Spartinivicinus ruber, the proteins below share one genomic window:
- a CDS encoding substrate-binding periplasmic protein, with amino-acid sequence MKSFLFIFTITICLNSFADSTEGITYLTEEYPPYNFKDEEGNVVGINVDILVEMFKLLGSSKSRKDIKLQPWVRAYRTTKDTTEKTALFTTSRTTKREELFKWVGPLVGGTTSLIVLKSNPNNVSISSDADFLKYKYAVIRDDSAESLLLARNVPKKNLSYSTKFLSMIKKLQNNQVDAIPYNFITASALMKKNNINPDTIKSIVDIPRPNSKGNHIAFNKSVSDSIILEHQKALEKVLSNEELVESIKKRYLSLN; translated from the coding sequence ATGAAATCATTTTTATTTATTTTCACGATAACAATCTGTTTAAACTCATTTGCTGACTCTACCGAAGGAATTACATATCTAACTGAAGAGTACCCTCCATATAACTTTAAGGATGAAGAAGGTAATGTTGTTGGAATTAATGTAGACATTTTAGTTGAAATGTTTAAACTGCTTGGTAGCTCAAAGAGTAGAAAAGATATAAAACTACAACCTTGGGTAAGAGCTTATAGAACAACTAAAGATACTACTGAGAAAACAGCTCTATTTACTACATCTAGAACTACTAAACGAGAAGAATTATTTAAATGGGTTGGTCCTTTAGTTGGAGGTACGACAAGTTTGATAGTATTAAAAAGTAACCCAAATAATGTAAGCATTAGCTCAGATGCTGATTTTCTTAAATATAAATATGCTGTTATCAGAGATGACTCAGCAGAAAGCCTATTATTAGCAAGAAATGTACCAAAGAAAAATTTAAGTTATTCAACTAAGTTTCTATCGATGATAAAAAAACTACAAAATAATCAAGTTGATGCTATTCCATATAATTTTATTACTGCAAGTGCTTTAATGAAAAAGAATAATATAAACCCAGATACTATAAAGTCAATAGTAGATATTCCACGGCCTAATAGCAAAGGAAACCACATAGCCTTTAATAAGTCGGTTAGTGACAGTATTATACTAGAACATCAAAAAGCTTTAGAAAAAGTATTATCCAATGAAGAATTGGTTGAATCTATCAAAAAGAGATATTTAAGTTTAAACTGA
- a CDS encoding putative 4-mercaptohistidine N1-methyltransferase, which yields MTTTDLITYKEIRIDEFNYQSVKDRVSFLQGDACNLNTKFTNYDLVFAGNLIDRLYEPAKFLKLIKDRICLGGLLVITSPYTWLSEFTKREYWLGGFKASTGESYTTLDSLQDYLTPDFYLLKKPIDIPFVIRETKHKYQHSLSEISVWKKRTKNYVCYYLLIATGNTWCTYCRNN from the coding sequence TTGACCACAACAGATCTTATCACCTATAAAGAGATACGTATTGATGAATTTAACTATCAAAGTGTTAAAGATCGCGTTTCCTTTTTGCAAGGAGATGCTTGTAACCTAAACACCAAGTTTACGAACTATGACCTCGTTTTTGCTGGAAACCTAATAGATAGGTTATATGAGCCTGCTAAGTTTTTAAAGCTCATTAAAGATCGTATTTGCCTAGGTGGGCTGCTGGTCATCACATCACCATATACTTGGCTTAGTGAATTTACAAAGCGTGAATATTGGCTAGGTGGTTTCAAGGCTAGCACGGGAGAATCATACACAACATTAGATAGCTTACAGGATTATTTAACACCTGACTTTTACCTACTAAAAAAACCTATTGATATTCCTTTTGTTATTCGTGAGACAAAACATAAATATCAACACTCTTTATCCGAAATATCTGTATGGAAAAAAAGAACTAAAAACTATGTATGCTATTACCTCCTCATTGCAACTGGTAACACCTGGTGTACTTACTGTAGGAACAATTGA
- a CDS encoding sensor histidine kinase, giving the protein MFNEQFRLNNINLITELSNNLKPVHCNPIQLEQVLTNLLVNAKDALHSVTLKQIIVRSLQHNGHVKIEVEDTGEGISKKNLEKIFDPFFTTKEVGKGTGLGLSISYGIIKEHGGNLALRVFAWNDQKASMPGANRSNPIVSMINR; this is encoded by the coding sequence TTGTTTAATGAACAATTTAGATTAAATAATATAAATCTGATAACAGAATTATCAAATAATTTAAAACCAGTTCATTGCAACCCTATCCAGCTAGAACAAGTTTTAACTAATCTTTTAGTGAACGCAAAGGATGCTCTACATTCAGTAACATTAAAACAAATTATTGTAAGGTCATTGCAACATAATGGTCATGTAAAAATAGAAGTAGAAGACACTGGCGAAGGTATTTCTAAAAAGAACTTAGAGAAAATTTTTGACCCATTTTTTACAACTAAAGAAGTTGGAAAAGGCACTGGCTTAGGGCTATCAATTAGTTATGGCATTATAAAAGAGCATGGCGGTAATTTGGCTCTTCGCGTCTTTGCGTGGAATGATCAAAAAGCCAGCATGCCTGGAGCAAACCGATCTAACCCCATCGTATCAATGATTAACCGCTGA
- a CDS encoding substrate-binding periplasmic protein — MTYRDRDGNWKGLELNILQHIAKHLKLAIHFITFPFDHIWLRPKQKECDIVSAVLTILPERSAEGAVFPHPIFEFG; from the coding sequence ATGACTTATCGGGATCGTGATGGAAATTGGAAAGGCCTAGAATTAAATATTCTTCAACACATTGCAAAACATTTGAAACTTGCAATACATTTTATAACTTTTCCTTTTGATCATATTTGGTTACGCCCTAAACAGAAAGAATGTGATATAGTCTCAGCTGTTCTTACTATACTCCCCGAGCGTTCAGCTGAAGGAGCAGTTTTTCCACATCCTATTTTTGAATTTGGCTAA
- a CDS encoding ISL3 family transposase, with protein sequence MFTKRSNSLNITPELLGLSDVEVVKVRSNLSAREITIEVKSTRESVPCRVCNKPTKGHGLGRMLRLRHLPMFGKNTFIEITPRRGLCANCDGDPTTTETLDWYEVNAKMTKPFEHHLLFELVNSTVADVSRKESVDYHVVEALIDRYVESEINYSIIQDLGILGIDEISLKKGYRDFVTLITYRVHDQVHLLGVVEGREKRDIIRFLRTIPRRLRKTIRAICCDLYEGYMNACKAVFKDKVPIVADRFHVRKLYRKSLINLRKSELSRLKKLLTPTEYTALKPAIALLRKQKDHFTEAEKPIVEKLFKRSPKLKLAYQFSRELSAIFDSHITPEIARDKITEWIAEVTDSDLTCFDHFIKTLVKYQQPITNYFIGRHNSGFVEGFNNKVKVLKRRCYGLSSPKKLFQRLIIDTMGLDRFAPGMLAF encoded by the coding sequence ATGTTCACAAAACGTTCAAACTCGCTCAACATTACACCCGAATTATTAGGTTTATCTGACGTTGAAGTGGTCAAGGTACGCTCTAATTTATCAGCACGGGAAATTACCATCGAGGTAAAAAGTACACGAGAGAGCGTGCCTTGCAGAGTCTGTAATAAGCCTACAAAAGGGCATGGTTTGGGGCGGATGTTACGGCTACGGCATTTGCCCATGTTTGGCAAAAACACCTTCATTGAAATAACCCCTCGCCGCGGCCTGTGTGCGAATTGTGATGGTGACCCTACCACGACAGAAACACTCGATTGGTATGAGGTCAATGCTAAAATGACTAAACCCTTTGAACATCACCTGTTGTTTGAGTTAGTCAATTCCACTGTTGCTGATGTGAGTCGTAAAGAGTCAGTCGACTACCACGTAGTTGAAGCATTAATTGATCGCTACGTAGAATCAGAAATTAATTATTCTATTATTCAAGATTTGGGTATTTTAGGGATTGATGAAATTAGTCTGAAAAAAGGCTACCGTGATTTTGTGACCCTGATTACCTATCGAGTGCATGATCAGGTGCACCTGTTGGGAGTAGTAGAGGGGCGAGAAAAAAGGGATATCATCAGGTTTTTGCGTACAATACCTCGCCGTTTACGGAAGACGATTCGAGCGATTTGTTGTGATTTATATGAGGGTTACATGAATGCTTGTAAAGCAGTATTCAAAGATAAAGTACCCATCGTGGCGGATCGTTTCCATGTTAGAAAACTATATCGTAAAAGCCTCATTAATTTGCGAAAATCCGAGTTAAGTCGACTAAAGAAGCTACTAACACCGACAGAGTATACTGCCTTAAAACCAGCCATTGCTTTACTACGAAAACAAAAAGATCATTTTACGGAAGCGGAAAAGCCAATTGTTGAAAAGCTGTTTAAGCGGTCACCTAAACTGAAGCTAGCCTATCAATTTAGCCGTGAATTAAGTGCTATTTTCGATAGCCATATAACGCCAGAAATAGCCAGAGATAAAATAACCGAGTGGATTGCTGAGGTCACTGATTCTGACCTAACCTGCTTTGATCATTTCATTAAAACCTTAGTGAAATACCAGCAGCCAATCACGAATTATTTTATTGGTCGTCACAACAGTGGGTTTGTAGAAGGTTTTAATAATAAGGTGAAAGTATTAAAGCGTCGGTGCTATGGGTTGTCCAGTCCCAAAAAGCTCTTTCAGCGGTTAATCATTGATACGATGGGGTTAGATCGGTTTGCTCCAGGCATGCTGGCTTTTTGA
- a CDS encoding substrate-binding periplasmic protein: MKYLKYIITLFLIAVVTIVWIYYDKKNISIVSNEAGCDRKLTYAWTGLSEPFILGSAKAPSGIDIEILNSALKIVDCEAVIEDLNTLSWKRNLSLLSIGKIDLTLQASFSKEREKYANFSSPYRSEYIAIFIRSEDLKYEKFKISKIEDLSKYDFLLGVGLSNIYGPKVDGVIERMGSKIKRNKTVVKNRKALQAKLIDGYISYIPTELIKIKKNKLEDKIKILPNSIVKTGDVHLMLSKASTSETTLKKINNGIEKIKENGTYDLIMNHYSKQYQLPSVK, from the coding sequence ATGAAGTACTTAAAATATATAATAACTTTATTCTTAATAGCTGTTGTTACTATAGTTTGGATATATTACGATAAAAAAAATATATCTATTGTAAGTAATGAAGCTGGCTGTGATAGGAAATTGACATATGCTTGGACAGGTTTAAGTGAGCCATTTATATTGGGAAGTGCTAAAGCACCTTCGGGTATTGATATAGAAATTTTAAACTCAGCATTAAAAATTGTAGACTGTGAAGCAGTCATTGAAGATTTAAATACATTATCGTGGAAACGAAATTTATCATTGTTGAGTATTGGTAAAATTGATCTTACTCTTCAAGCCTCTTTCAGTAAAGAAAGAGAAAAGTATGCAAACTTTAGTTCTCCATATCGAAGTGAATATATTGCTATTTTTATAAGAAGCGAGGATCTTAAATATGAAAAATTCAAAATATCAAAAATTGAAGATTTAAGTAAATATGATTTTTTACTTGGAGTAGGTTTGAGTAATATTTACGGACCAAAAGTTGATGGTGTTATAGAGAGAATGGGGAGCAAAATCAAGAGAAATAAGACGGTAGTTAAAAATAGAAAAGCCTTGCAAGCCAAGTTAATTGATGGATATATATCCTATATTCCAACAGAATTAATTAAGATCAAGAAAAATAAACTAGAAGATAAAATAAAAATTCTTCCTAACTCTATAGTAAAAACAGGAGATGTTCATCTCATGCTTAGCAAGGCTTCCACATCTGAAACAACTTTAAAGAAAATAAATAATGGAATTGAAAAAATAAAAGAAAATGGTACGTATGATTTAATTATGAACCATTATAGTAAGCAGTATCAACTACCTAGTGTAAAATGA
- a CDS encoding substrate-binding periplasmic protein: MGDGNEWPPFTYYERVNGEVNKKVTIGIATELILSSLKKSGFSYEIKYLAWSRVHYQISRFGKNNVCEMTWDASYKDERAKYSYYTVPLYRLNQGIFFSRNTYERIPHIKIADLNKYSICGILGYNYANFNVLKIRRVYKAKQVLNMLDKGRCDFFPSEIEPIMGRSLIENNFLPPSIGYIVFDKFYKTYYGIISKQSPRSLQLLVKINQELIRFREQGVAKKIFIKYGIKNINI; this comes from the coding sequence TTGGGTGATGGTAATGAATGGCCTCCATTTACATACTATGAAAGGGTTAATGGGGAAGTCAATAAAAAAGTAACAATTGGGATAGCTACAGAATTAATATTGAGTTCATTAAAAAAAAGTGGTTTTAGTTATGAAATTAAATATTTAGCATGGAGTAGAGTTCACTATCAAATATCAAGGTTTGGTAAAAATAATGTTTGTGAAATGACCTGGGATGCAAGTTATAAAGATGAAAGAGCTAAATATAGTTATTACACAGTTCCTTTATACCGACTAAACCAAGGCATTTTCTTCTCGAGAAATACATACGAAAGAATACCTCATATAAAAATTGCTGATTTAAATAAATATTCTATTTGTGGTATTTTAGGGTATAATTATGCTAATTTTAATGTACTTAAAATAAGAAGAGTTTATAAGGCCAAGCAAGTTCTTAATATGTTAGACAAAGGGAGATGTGATTTTTTTCCGAGTGAAATCGAGCCAATAATGGGTAGAAGTTTAATTGAAAATAATTTTCTTCCGCCAAGTATAGGCTATATTGTATTTGATAAATTTTACAAAACTTACTATGGAATTATTTCGAAGCAGTCTCCAAGGTCCTTACAATTGTTGGTTAAAATTAATCAAGAATTAATTCGTTTTCGAGAACAAGGAGTTGCTAAGAAAATTTTTATAAAGTATGGAATAAAGAATATTAATATATAG
- a CDS encoding type 2 periplasmic-binding domain-containing protein, whose protein sequence is MGETYLRKHAPKHAEIICYQCTDDVLNALQNNEIDAFARGEPCNGYIAQQQPEFNIIDIQPSLEKVGFAIAKENDMLLNIVNSELKNMSENGTLSKLRKFWKAYNIHLLS, encoded by the coding sequence ATGGGTGAAACCTACTTACGAAAGCATGCCCCTAAACATGCGGAAATTATATGTTATCAATGTACTGATGATGTTCTAAATGCTCTTCAAAATAATGAAATTGATGCTTTTGCTCGTGGAGAACCGTGCAATGGATATATTGCACAGCAACAGCCTGAGTTTAATATAATAGATATTCAACCGAGCCTTGAAAAAGTCGGCTTTGCAATAGCTAAAGAGAATGATATGTTATTGAATATTGTTAATAGTGAATTAAAAAACATGAGTGAAAACGGCACCTTGTCAAAACTAAGGAAATTTTGGAAAGCATATAATATACACTTACTTTCATAA
- a CDS encoding PAS domain-containing protein, which produces MTTLLSRSILNPIIMLKKAAIDLGEGKLDTRVTDIPNGEMQSLAVAVNNMVIKLENSTVSKNYLSNIINSMRDSVIVINKQSRIKIINPASTAILDYEEHELIEQSITKLNFNISNHLTALYNIKESNTSNSIKNEIYYISKNKNKIPMLFSASLVKNAAGHVEGIVCVAKDLSEIKQKEQELRSANKKLNSKNKELLQLQSQLVQSAKLASVGEMATGIAHELNQPLGIISMYTDLRLKEVRKGQHEKTEATYELISK; this is translated from the coding sequence ATTACCACTTTACTATCCCGCTCTATATTAAACCCCATCATAATGTTAAAAAAAGCAGCAATAGACCTGGGAGAAGGGAAACTAGACACTAGAGTAACAGATATACCAAATGGTGAAATGCAATCACTAGCAGTTGCTGTCAACAATATGGTAATTAAGTTAGAAAATTCAACTGTCTCCAAAAATTATCTAAGCAATATTATTAACTCAATGAGAGACTCTGTAATTGTAATTAATAAGCAATCAAGAATCAAAATAATTAATCCAGCTTCGACAGCTATCCTTGACTATGAAGAGCATGAGCTAATAGAACAATCAATAACAAAGCTTAATTTCAACATTTCTAACCATCTAACAGCTTTATATAATATTAAAGAAAGCAATACCAGCAATAGTATAAAAAATGAGATATACTATATTTCTAAAAATAAAAATAAAATACCTATGTTATTTTCTGCATCTTTAGTAAAAAATGCAGCAGGTCATGTAGAAGGTATTGTATGTGTAGCTAAAGATCTTTCAGAAATAAAGCAAAAAGAGCAAGAACTACGTTCTGCAAATAAAAAACTAAATTCAAAAAATAAAGAGTTACTACAACTTCAATCTCAATTAGTACAATCAGCAAAACTGGCATCGGTAGGTGAAATGGCAACAGGAATTGCTCATGAACTTAACCAACCGCTCGGTATTATTTCAATGTACACAGATTTACGTCTTAAAGAGGTACGTAAAGGTCAGCATGAAAAAACTGAAGCCACTTACGAGTTAATTAGCAAATAA
- a CDS encoding Rieske 2Fe-2S domain-containing protein, which produces MLVASQHALKHFFYPICPISKLKQGPVEFTLLNQSIVLWLDKNNQPAAAENRCCHRWAKLTNGKVIDGAIQCPYHGWTFASTGECIKIPQHPERTIPANYCLKMFKCQQQYDYAWVALEDPIMPIPKVPEFASDEYRVIHLENRTWQCSALTALENIFDTSHHHFVHQHLGDKLNPTPIAPELIENTSYGMFFKSDMHNYGNNLQYKAWNINDSEMILKRDFHWYMPFLVKMILYLPNNLKNVTLLSFTPITDSSLQWINLIMRNDSEEDIKASDVIQLGMTISYEDQEILETVPSDVPLDIHEQCHMESDRPSILIRNRFSALLSDLEENEQRTVQQKN; this is translated from the coding sequence ATGCTTGTTGCATCACAACATGCACTTAAACATTTTTTTTATCCTATCTGTCCTATTAGCAAGCTAAAACAAGGTCCTGTCGAATTCACCTTATTAAACCAGTCAATTGTACTTTGGTTAGATAAAAATAATCAACCTGCGGCTGCAGAAAATCGATGTTGTCATCGCTGGGCAAAGTTAACCAATGGAAAAGTTATTGATGGAGCAATCCAGTGCCCCTATCATGGATGGACTTTTGCTAGTACGGGAGAATGTATAAAAATTCCTCAGCATCCTGAAAGAACTATACCCGCAAATTACTGTTTAAAAATGTTTAAATGCCAGCAACAATATGACTATGCCTGGGTTGCACTTGAAGATCCTATAATGCCTATTCCAAAAGTACCCGAGTTTGCATCAGATGAGTACAGGGTAATTCATTTAGAAAACCGTACGTGGCAGTGTAGTGCACTGACTGCCTTAGAGAATATTTTTGATACTTCACATCATCATTTTGTTCACCAGCATCTAGGTGATAAGTTAAACCCTACCCCTATTGCTCCAGAGTTAATAGAAAATACGTCTTATGGTATGTTCTTTAAGTCAGATATGCATAATTATGGTAATAACTTACAATATAAAGCATGGAATATCAATGATAGTGAGATGATATTGAAACGTGATTTTCACTGGTATATGCCTTTCCTAGTAAAAATGATTTTATATTTACCTAATAATCTTAAAAATGTAACACTATTATCTTTTACTCCTATAACTGACTCAAGCTTACAGTGGATTAATTTAATCATGCGTAATGACTCAGAAGAAGATATTAAAGCCAGTGATGTGATTCAACTTGGAATGACAATTAGTTATGAAGATCAAGAAATCTTGGAAACTGTCCCATCTGATGTTCCATTGGATATTCACGAACAATGCCACATGGAGTCAGATCGTCCCTCGATATTAATAAGAAATCGCTTTTCTGCTTTGCTCTCTGATTTAGAAGAAAATGAGCAAAGAACTGTTCAACAAAAAAACTAG
- a CDS encoding transposase — protein sequence MLQACWLFDHSTQRREEPINYSIIQDLGILGIDEISLKKGYRDFVTLITYRVHDQVHLLGVVEGREKRDIIRFLRTIPRRLRKTIRAICCDLYEGYMNACKAVFKDKVPIVADRFHVRKLYRKSLINLRKSELSRLKKLLTPTEYTALKPAIALLRKQKDHFTEAEKPIVEKLFKRSPKLKLAYQFSRELSAIFDSHITPEIARDKITEWIAEVTDSDLTCFDHFIKTLVKYQQPITNYFIGRHNSGFVEGFNNKVKVLKRRCYGLSSPKKLFQRLIIDTMGLDRFAPGMLAF from the coding sequence TTGCTCCAGGCATGCTGGCTTTTTGATCATTCCACGCAAAGACGCGAAGAGCCAATTAATTATTCTATTATTCAAGATTTGGGTATTTTAGGGATTGATGAAATTAGTCTGAAAAAAGGCTACCGTGATTTTGTGACCCTGATTACCTATCGAGTGCATGATCAGGTGCACCTGTTGGGAGTAGTAGAGGGGCGAGAAAAAAGGGATATCATCAGGTTTTTGCGTACAATACCTCGCCGTTTACGGAAGACGATTCGAGCGATTTGTTGTGATTTATATGAGGGTTACATGAATGCTTGTAAAGCAGTATTCAAAGATAAAGTACCCATCGTGGCGGATCGTTTCCATGTTAGAAAACTATATCGTAAAAGCCTCATTAATTTGCGAAAATCCGAGTTAAGTCGACTAAAGAAGCTACTAACACCGACAGAGTATACTGCCTTAAAACCAGCCATTGCTTTACTACGAAAACAAAAAGATCATTTTACGGAAGCGGAAAAGCCAATTGTTGAAAAGCTGTTTAAGCGGTCACCTAAACTGAAGCTAGCCTATCAATTTAGCCGTGAATTAAGTGCTATTTTCGATAGCCATATAACGCCAGAAATAGCCAGAGATAAAATAACCGAGTGGATTGCTGAGGTCACTGATTCTGACCTAACCTGCTTTGATCATTTCATTAAAACCTTAGTGAAATACCAGCAGCCAATCACGAATTATTTTATTGGTCGTCACAACAGTGGGTTTGTAGAAGGTTTTAATAATAAGGTGAAAGTATTAAAGCGTCGGTGCTATGGGTTGTCCAGTCCCAAAAAGCTCTTTCAGCGGTTAATCATTGATACGATGGGGTTAGATCGGTTTGCTCCAGGCATGCTGGCTTTTTGA
- a CDS encoding M12 family metallo-peptidase: protein MLKKLFSISGLALTVSSAYAVETIDVAILYTKEARDNLKNSDTKKQSGDINLYIDHMVSQGNLALKNSKTNTQVRRLPVENALVLEKESYILNYQKCYNYYGRRECRTDSLGWIQDNSKQVREKYGADLVVLVIDGRTKYGCGLGHMAPNSGVNKGAAFSWISTECGAEGLIHEIGHNLGLGHGHRQDKAHSLNGGYGSIDSNARGYYEMGRFHTIMAYNFVVDRNGQTRIHQSIPYFSNPNIKAEYIARDSWGRAVNRETVTPSDGARNAANGIRKVASSVAKFMPTVVTVGEPTPSEPKPEQPTQPETPKPNPPTKPVTPIPEKPNPKPEAPTSEKPSPKPPVKPQPPKPVPPVTSPEQPAKPTNCTVKIRLPFSADRWLPAIGFGQFGNSSMSPISVEGQNCQSILTSLNSIWGLFKSLIYKISGNSWYKGISQDITQQLRPNENIRFCAQMALSSQQSMRRWGVTLLRMDYNNGKPTTYRRVAQRSLTSGYFSKVCGNARINDEEAIGLNSAKLVYMVPNHNNGFYFRQGRIRNL, encoded by the coding sequence ATGTTAAAAAAACTATTTTCTATTTCAGGTTTGGCGCTGACTGTTTCATCTGCATATGCGGTTGAAACTATTGATGTTGCTATTTTATATACTAAAGAAGCAAGAGATAATCTTAAGAATAGTGATACAAAGAAACAATCTGGTGATATTAACCTTTATATTGATCATATGGTAAGCCAAGGCAACCTTGCTTTAAAAAATAGTAAAACTAATACACAAGTAAGAAGGCTGCCAGTAGAAAATGCTTTAGTCTTAGAAAAAGAAAGTTATATATTAAATTATCAAAAATGCTATAACTATTATGGACGTAGAGAATGCAGAACTGATTCATTAGGCTGGATACAAGATAATTCAAAACAAGTTCGTGAAAAATATGGAGCGGATTTAGTTGTACTAGTTATTGATGGTAGAACAAAATACGGCTGTGGTTTAGGTCATATGGCTCCCAATAGTGGAGTAAATAAAGGTGCTGCATTTAGTTGGATTAGTACAGAATGTGGTGCCGAAGGGTTGATACATGAAATTGGTCATAATCTTGGTTTAGGGCACGGTCATCGTCAAGATAAGGCACATAGCTTGAATGGGGGTTATGGCTCTATTGATTCGAATGCACGAGGCTATTATGAAATGGGTAGGTTTCATACAATTATGGCTTATAATTTTGTCGTAGATCGAAATGGTCAAACCAGGATACATCAATCTATTCCATATTTTTCGAATCCTAATATAAAAGCAGAATATATTGCTAGAGACTCTTGGGGAAGGGCTGTAAATAGAGAAACAGTTACACCTAGTGATGGAGCAAGAAATGCTGCCAATGGTATAAGGAAAGTAGCCAGCAGTGTCGCTAAATTTATGCCTACCGTTGTCACTGTTGGAGAACCAACACCATCTGAGCCGAAACCAGAGCAACCAACTCAGCCTGAAACACCAAAACCGAATCCACCAACTAAACCGGTGACCCCGATCCCAGAAAAACCTAATCCTAAACCTGAGGCTCCTACTTCAGAAAAACCTAGCCCTAAACCGCCAGTAAAACCTCAACCACCAAAGCCTGTTCCTCCAGTAACTAGCCCAGAACAACCGGCTAAACCAACTAATTGTACGGTTAAAATTCGCTTGCCGTTTAGTGCTGATAGATGGTTGCCTGCGATAGGGTTTGGTCAGTTTGGAAATAGCAGTATGTCTCCGATAAGTGTTGAAGGTCAAAACTGCCAGTCTATTTTAACCAGCCTTAATTCTATTTGGGGATTATTCAAAAGCTTAATTTATAAAATATCAGGGAATAGCTGGTATAAAGGTATAAGTCAGGATATCACTCAACAGCTCCGCCCAAATGAAAATATAAGGTTTTGTGCGCAAATGGCTTTAAGCAGTCAACAGTCAATGCGCCGGTGGGGAGTGACATTACTGAGAATGGATTATAATAATGGAAAACCGACCACGTATCGTCGTGTAGCACAGCGAAGTTTAACCTCTGGTTATTTTTCAAAAGTATGTGGTAATGCACGAATTAATGATGAAGAAGCTATAGGTTTAAACAGTGCGAAACTTGTGTATATGGTACCTAATCATAATAATGGCTTTTATTTCCGTCAGGGGAGAATACGTAACCTATAA
- a CDS encoding agmatine deiminase family protein — protein MAGKLISSQQPIWLMPDEAAAHSKTWISFVAKPKVWGKPHAVALQDTLGQLAKTISQHEPVTVIVNKEDLALAKQKCGSLVDFIVAPLDDFWIRDHGAVFVKNTKTNKLGAVDFNFNGWGNKQYHRNDKKIARKMATNQNIELIYTPLVLEGGALEVDGEGTAIITESCVLNKNRNPGMTKVQCETHLKTTLGIEKVIWLPGIKGKDITDGHTDFYVRFTYPGRVVIHMAHDPNSYEYELTREHQRILKQASDAKGRHLKLIVMDEPEKLRDDFLNDDFAAGYVNFYVANKVVIAPEFGDKQADEKAYKILQAEYPKHTIEMLNIDPIAAGGGGIHCATMQQPAV, from the coding sequence ATGGCAGGTAAACTTATATCATCACAACAGCCAATATGGTTAATGCCAGATGAGGCGGCAGCCCATAGTAAAACCTGGATATCCTTTGTTGCTAAGCCAAAGGTGTGGGGTAAACCACATGCGGTTGCTTTACAGGATACGCTTGGTCAGTTAGCAAAAACAATTTCACAACATGAGCCTGTGACTGTAATTGTTAACAAAGAAGATCTAGCATTAGCAAAACAAAAATGTGGCAGTTTAGTGGACTTTATAGTGGCTCCATTAGATGATTTTTGGATTCGTGATCATGGGGCTGTATTTGTAAAAAATACTAAAACTAATAAGTTAGGGGCTGTAGATTTTAATTTTAATGGCTGGGGAAATAAACAATACCATAGAAATGATAAGAAAATTGCCCGTAAAATGGCTACTAACCAAAATATTGAATTAATCTATACACCACTGGTTTTGGAAGGAGGGGCATTAGAAGTGGATGGAGAAGGCACAGCTATAATCACAGAAAGCTGTGTGCTTAATAAAAATCGCAATCCTGGTATGACCAAAGTGCAGTGCGAAACCCACTTAAAAACAACACTTGGTATTGAAAAAGTCATTTGGTTGCCAGGTATAAAAGGCAAGGATATAACCGATGGTCATACTGACTTTTACGTTCGCTTCACTTATCCTGGTAGAGTCGTGATTCATATGGCGCATGACCCTAATTCATATGAGTATGAATTAACTCGAGAGCACCAACGGATTTTAAAACAAGCCTCAGATGCAAAAGGTCGCCATTTAAAATTAATTGTAATGGATGAGCCAGAAAAACTACGAGATGATTTTTTAAATGATGACTTTGCAGCAGGCTATGTCAATTTTTACGTAGCCAATAAAGTAGTCATTGCACCTGAGTTTGGTGATAAACAAGCAGATGAAAAAGCCTATAAAATTTTACAGGCAGAATACCCAAAGCACACCATTGAAATGCTTAACATAGATCCTATTGCAGCTGGAGGAGGAGGGATTCATTGTGCTACCATGCAGCAGCCAGCAGTGTAG